GAAGCCTCCCGTCGCGTGTATGGTTTGGAGCGGGAGTTAAGGAATACGTTGCGCGGGCAGAATGAGGTGGAAGATGAGGAGGCCGCCCTTTCGGGGGGGAAAGGGTATGATACGTATTTTCGTTTGCGGGAGTCGCGTGATTCTCTTTTGCGTCGGAAGCAGGGGTTGGAATCCCAATGGATGCACGTGTGGGAAAAGGTGGCCCCGGTTTTGGAGAAATTGTATGCTGATACTCCTTCATTCGCCGCAATGGAGAACGCCCAATTGAGGTTGTTGCAATTATACCTCGCCCACCCCCAAAATGCGCGGGCGCGGGACGTGCATGGCGCGGGATTGGTAATGGTATTGAGATTGGCGGTGGACGCATTGGAAGAGAAAGAGAATTCAAGTGACGAGGAGGCGGCGCGGGAAATAATATTAGGCGCCCTGGAGGAAAAAGTATTCACGGATTATTTCTGGTTGGCCAATGAACTGGAGGTGGCCTTGCAGGGGAACGCCAAAGAATTGCATTCCCACCCCATCCACCGGAGGAAACAAAAATTAATGGTGCGGATGGCCCAACTCGAGAGGGATAAGGATCGTATTAAAGGAGAATTGGAGGAGGCTCGGGAAGCTTTGGATAAATCCGGGGTGGTGCGGCGGCGGGCCTGGCAGGAGGCCACTTCCTTCATCACCATGGAGTGGGGGTGGGAAATTGTTTTTGAAGAATCCCCATTTATGTCACCGTGATCACGCGATCGACGAATTGGGATAGGGTTTCAGTAACTGAATGTCCTTCATCCGTTTGGATGAGGATAAACAACCCAATCGTGTTGTCGCTCCGGTTCTTGGCGATGACGGTGTGGCAGAATTTTTCCACGGATTGGGGAGAATTGTAGACGAGCAAGGTGGAAACCGAGTCCAGGATGAGGAAGCGTTGGTTGGCCACCACCCCTTTCATTTTTTCGGAGATAGCCATGTTCATCTCCACCAAAGCTAAAGGAGAATCCAAATAGGTTACTTGCGCGGTGTTCTCCACTTCCTTCCCCGTGAGGGGGGTAATGACGTCGATGAACATCACATTACTCGGGAGGGGGGTTATCTGCTTGGCGATGTCCATGAAAGGCTTGTTCACCGTGACGTAGACCCCGGGGATTTTTTGGGATTGGAAATAGGTGATGAGGGCATGGGGAATACGGGAATAGTCTTTCACATCCACGAGCAGGAGATTAGCACTCCCCAGGGGCAGCGATTCAAGGATCGTTTGGAGCTTAGCCTCAAACTCCTTGCCCGGCCTCAGCATCTCATTGAGTTGGGCGTCATCCAGCGCGCGGGGGGATGACGAATCGGAATTAGATTGAGTGGTAGAAGGGGATTCGGTTGGCACCGACTTTGATGGGGTGGGAGAAGAATTAGTCGAAGTGGGAAAAGGCTTTGTCGGAGCGGGAGAAATAGTAGGAGCAGCAGGGTCCGGCGCGGACGGTTTGGATGCGTCTCCGCGAATGAAAACAGAAACCCCTTTCCCGGGAGATGGAGAGTCGTCGAGGGCCATACGAGCAAGAGCGGGATTGCGTAATAAAAAAAGGATGGGCACTCCCCCCAAAAAAGGAGGAGTGGGGCACCGGGTGGTGCCCAAGAAAGTTATGCTATTAGATGGTTCCGCGGCAACCGCCGCCAGCTGCCAATCCTGTTAATTGGCCAGCGTCATACGTAAAAGAATATACCAGGTCGTAAGAACCAGAAGCCAAATTAGGATCCTGATCGAGGGTTACAATCTTCGACTCATTCGGCGCTAGTGAACCGGGCCCTATGCCTAATATCAATTGAGCTGTTTGAGCATAGGTCGTGCCACCACCATGTCTACCAGTGATGTCGAGTGTCTGCAATGTAACCCCTTGACCGGTCTGATTCACTAACACAAAATCGGTCGTATCTGCAGTTATATTACTCTGGGAAACCGTGAACTGCCCAAACCGGGAGTCACACTGGTTTCCTTGAATGGTGCTCGGGTTTATTAGGACCACGAGCGCGGCGACCGCGATTACGATGACGACCAGGGCCCAGCCGTAGGTCATCAGGTATTCGAGCGCCGATTGTCCTTTTTGGTTTATTCTGAATTTCATGTTGTTGCTCTCCTCCTTTGCAAAGAAAGGCAATTGGCTGGAGGTCACACCAATTCGTCTTATATAAACCTTGGCGTCTTCCGGGCACGCTCGGCAGGATAAACGTTGGCGATTGTTCGGTTTCTGCCGGATTCCGACCGATTTGGATAGTACGGATGAACAAAATGCGTCTTTTGGATGGGGCATTTGGGCCTACAAATATTACAATATAGTAGAAGAGTAGGAGAGGAGGGAAGCCGGGTAAACAAGGCGATGGGATAAAAGACTTGATAGAAAGGATTTGGTTTCCTCGGGCGGCACCCGCCCGCTTTTAAACGGGCGAATCCTCTTGGGGAGAATGGTCGCATTAAGTATAGTGGAGCGCACCCCCACGGAAGTGATGGGATTGGACGAGTTAATCCAGGGGGGCATTCCCAAGGGGAATCTCGTCGTGTTGACTGGGGACCCGGGCTCGGGAAAAACCATTTTCTGCCTGCAATATCTTTACCATGGCGCCATCAAGCATGGGGAGGTGGGGGTGTTTATTTCCCTGGAGGAGAAACCGGAGGAGCTCTTGGAGACCGCGGGGATATTTGGATGGGATTTCAAACCATTAATCAAGAGCGGGAAGATCATTTTTCAGACCGTGGAATTGTACGATTTTGATAAGCTGAAGGACAGCATTGAGGATTTGGTAACCAAACATGAGGCCAAGCGCCTGGTCATCGACCCAGGAGTTATCTTCCACTTGTATTTCGAGAAGGAATTGGATGCGCGCAAACGCATCCTGTCCTTGGGAAAAATGCTCAAGAAGCTGAATATCACCTCCCTCATCACCAATGAAAACAGCACCCTCCACGCGGGATTGTATGGGTTGGAGGAGTACGTGGCGGATGGGGTCATATTGTTGTACCACACCCGCGTGGAAAACCGGTTCGTGCGAAGTATAGGAATTTTGAAGATGCGCGACACCAAGATCACGGATAAGCTGCGGCCTGTCCGCATCACCACGGAAGGGGTGGAAGTGCTTCCCAAAGAAGAATTGTTCTCGGAAGTGTTGTGAGTCTAGTTTCGGGGAGGCACTTATAGTGTCAATGGGGGAATTAACCAGTCACCACTTTGATAGACCCAACGGGGTAAACAGGAACCCATCACCCGGCAAGGATGACGGCCAATAAGATATAAATAGTATCACCATGGTAATACTATTGAGGTGATTGTCTTGGAAACGATTCCGGCCAAAGTCACAAGCAAGTTAGTCGGGGAAATAGACGAATTGATTAAGGAAGGGTGGTATGCCAACCGCAGTGAGGTAGTGCGCGATGCGATTCGCGATTTGGTGAAAAAACTACGCGCCGAAAAACTGGAACAGGCCATCAAAGAAGATGTAAATTGGGGATTGCATGGCTAAAAAACGTATAGCCGTGTTGGATGCCGGGCCCTACATTCACTTGAAAGAAATCGGGGCACTGAAGGCACTCACGATTTTTGAATTAAATGTCCCCTTGGAAGTTCTGGACGAGGTAAAATCCCTGGATGGCATTTCCTGCACCCATCCCCCGGTCAAAAACAAATCCATGATAGGCATCCTCAGCACCCAATATGAATTAGGTTTGGGAGAATCCGCAGCGATAGCGCTATGCAAAGAAAAGAATATTGACTTGCTTCTCACCGATGATTTAGACGCCCGAACAGTCGCCCAAAAATTGGATCTACAACCTCACGGAACAATCGGAATACTATTACGCGCATACCGAGAAAAAGTATTCACCAAAAAAGAAACAATGGTATTCGTGAGGAAACTGAAAACGGACTCAACCATCTACATCACCAACAACCTCATCGAATATATATTGAAAGAAATCGACGAGAGCAAATAGGAATAACATTCCCTCACCGGCCTGAACCAGTTGCCCGGGAACCCTTGGTTGGCACCGGCTCGTGAAGAAAAAAGCTGTGAATTACGGGGCACTGAAGTGCCCCGCGTCCGTTGGAACGACGAATTAGAAGGAATAAGCCGAAAGATCAATGGCGGGATTCATCTGCCTGCTGAAGCAGGCAGGGTTCTTCCGAAAACGGCTCTAAAATATTGTGGGATGGTTTAATGGTAAGACGCGACCTTGCCAAGGTAGTAGCCCGGGTTCGATTCCCGGTCGCTGCATCTAACTGCCAGTTAGAGTGCCGTATGTCTTTTTGAATGTTGGAAAAGGCAGGCACTACTATGCGAACCGAAAAAAGCTTTCATGACTACCCACGCATGCTCAAACGCTTGTGCGAAAGAATATGGCCAGAAGAGTACCCAGGGGAACTAAGAGAGGGACAAAAGTCATTCCAATTGAACCCCCGAAACAAACAGATCCTCAAAGACCTGCTCTCCCATTTGGAACGCGAAAATTATAGCAGCGCGCGAATCATCCGCCTGGTAAGTTTCGTAGCCCTCCTGGGAGAAATGTTAGGAAAGGATTTTGACAAAGCCACCAAAGAAGACATTCAGGGAACCGATGGAATTGTGTCTAAAATCCTAAAGAAGTGGTCCAACGACACCACGCGCGAGATGGGAATACAATCCACCAAACAGTTCTACAAATGGCTGCTGGGAGAAAACGAAGAATATCCAGACATCGTTCGAAAAATAAAATTCCGACGAAAATACAAGGAAGAATATCTGAAGGAGATTCTAACAAAAGAAGAGGTGGCGAAAGTCATTGATACAGCCGACCATCCAATGAAGAAAGCCTTAATTGGGACGCTATATTCGGCAGGGCCGCGCATTAGTGAATTGGGCCTATTAAGCGTGAAGGATGTGGAGTTCCAAGATGACGAAGCAGTCATTAGTATTACCGAATCAAAGACCAGGAGACGCCGCGTTATTATCGTTAACTCCACCGTCAAACTCTTGCATGATTGGTTTGCCATCCACCCAAATCGAAACAAACCAGACTTTCGGGAAACACCATTATTTGTCAGTGTATCACACCAAAAATATGGAAGAAGAATGGAATATGCATCTATTTGCAAAATGCTGAAAGTAACAACCGCACTCGCGGGTATTCAAAAACCATGTAACCCGCATCACTGGCGCCATAGTTTCGCGACTCACTTGGCGCAAGATGGATACAGCGAATATCAAATCAAAATTATTCTCGGCCACTCCATGACCTCTAAGTCAACAGCCAGATACATCCACATGGCAGGGCAAGGAGTATTCGATGTAGTCCGAAAGAAAAATGGTAAAAAAATCATGGATGAAGGAGCCCAAAAACCCGCTTTGGAATACAAAAAATGTGATACATGTGGATATGGGGAGAACACATTTAATCAACTTGTCTGCAACAAGTGCATGCGCCCCCTTGGGATAGCTGAAAGACTCCAATACAAAGATCAACTATCAGAAATTCGAGGCAAAATGGAGAATATGGAGAAAGCCTATCACCTACTGCTCAAGGCCCACCTGGAAACAATCGAATCAGAAAAGAGCAAACAAGCATTGTAGGCAATTTGGCACCTTTTGATGCCACAATGCTTTATAACCTAAAGATTGAGTCTTGGATATGGTTAAAGGAAAACCTGCTCAGAAACCCAAAGCGGTCGCTACCCACCGATTTAACAAGTTTTCAGTCGGGCGAGCAGCGGTGCTCTATAAACGTGGAATGTCCCGCGCGCTCGTATTAGAACACTTCTTCCGCACCTACGCCAAATCCTGGGGCATCCGGGATTACTTCGAAATGTATCAATACCTATTCGAAAAGGGCCCCGGACGAAGACCTAATCTCGCAAAGATGTTCGAGGGCAAGTCGGAGGGCCAGATCAGAGACGCATTTTTCGAGTGGCGACAAAAGAATATGAAGAGTTCTGGAAGACAGTCAGAACGAATGAGAAAACTCCATCAAGACCCAGAATTCCAAAAGAGACACAAAGCACAAGCGTCAGAACGAATGAGAAAACTCTGGAAAGATCCGGAATGGCGCACTCGCCAGACTGAACTTATACGCGTAGCACTACAGCGACATTGGGATATCATACACAATGACCTATTAGCGGAATTCAGGGGTCGGGGGCTAATTCAAACATATGATTTTCGCACCGAGGAGAGAGTCGCAGGAACAACCAAAACACCTCAGTCGGAAGCCATAGAAAGAGAGCGAAAAACACAAGTAGAAAAAGGAATCGCAAAACTTCAACCAGAAGAATCAGAAGCAATTACATCCACCTTTTTTGAAGGAAACGACTACCCAACCACTGCCGAAAATATGGCAATAACGCTACCAGAATTAAATGAAATTTTAGATAGGGCCTATCGAAAGCTCGCGAAAGAACTGCGCGACCTTTAATAAAAAAAATAATGCCGGATAAGCCATAAAATGCCTATCCGAACAAAGAAGTTTTATCGTCTTTCGAGCCAGGCTTTTGCGCCTTTGTATACGTTGTTTAGGAACGTATAGGCTACGAATGAAAATCCCGTTGTTTCGAGCTCGTTCGTGTTTAATCCTGCGCCCGCGGCAATTAGTCCGAGGAAAGCACCCCATACCATTGCGGGTAAAAACTTTCGCCAGTCGAAAACTTCTCCTTGACCAACATTTTTGGCCGCACCGCTGAATCCAGCAATAGCT
The sequence above is drawn from the Candidatus Diapherotrites archaeon genome and encodes:
- a CDS encoding tyrosine-type recombinase/integrase, coding for MRTEKSFHDYPRMLKRLCERIWPEEYPGELREGQKSFQLNPRNKQILKDLLSHLERENYSSARIIRLVSFVALLGEMLGKDFDKATKEDIQGTDGIVSKILKKWSNDTTREMGIQSTKQFYKWLLGENEEYPDIVRKIKFRRKYKEEYLKEILTKEEVAKVIDTADHPMKKALIGTLYSAGPRISELGLLSVKDVEFQDDEAVISITESKTRRRRVIIVNSTVKLLHDWFAIHPNRNKPDFRETPLFVSVSHQKYGRRMEYASICKMLKVTTALAGIQKPCNPHHWRHSFATHLAQDGYSEYQIKIILGHSMTSKSTARYIHMAGQGVFDVVRKKNGKKIMDEGAQKPALEYKKCDTCGYGENTFNQLVCNKCMRPLGIAERLQYKDQLSEIRGKMENMEKAYHLLLKAHLETIESEKSKQAL
- a CDS encoding ribbon-helix-helix domain-containing protein — encoded protein: MIVLETIPAKVTSKLVGEIDELIKEGWYANRSEVVRDAIRDLVKKLRAEKLEQAIKEDVNWGLHG
- the gvpD gene encoding gas vesicle protein GvpD, with translation MVALSIVERTPTEVMGLDELIQGGIPKGNLVVLTGDPGSGKTIFCLQYLYHGAIKHGEVGVFISLEEKPEELLETAGIFGWDFKPLIKSGKIIFQTVELYDFDKLKDSIEDLVTKHEAKRLVIDPGVIFHLYFEKELDARKRILSLGKMLKKLNITSLITNENSTLHAGLYGLEEYVADGVILLYHTRVENRFVRSIGILKMRDTKITDKLRPVRITTEGVEVLPKEELFSEVL